A portion of the Micromonospora vinacea genome contains these proteins:
- a CDS encoding winged helix-turn-helix domain-containing protein — MIDDVSLVFCVTADVSVRERMVRRLDGLGTLVICTDLAELQAMIGGPVISGPARLPSAAASAPAPIAAAPAVGVAGQINLGDLTIDPLDHRVTWRGEPLALTRLERNLLTQLATAPVGVWTYQRLFESVWGCAFLGDTSILHSAVKRLRRKLHAVDDTLRVHTVRGIGYRLSVD, encoded by the coding sequence GTGATCGACGATGTGTCCCTCGTGTTCTGCGTGACAGCTGACGTGTCGGTGCGCGAGCGGATGGTCCGGCGCCTGGACGGCCTCGGCACCCTGGTGATCTGCACCGACCTCGCGGAGTTGCAGGCGATGATCGGCGGACCGGTCATCAGCGGGCCGGCGCGACTCCCCTCCGCCGCCGCCTCCGCCCCCGCTCCGATCGCAGCCGCTCCCGCCGTCGGCGTCGCCGGCCAGATCAACCTCGGTGACCTCACCATCGACCCCCTCGACCACCGGGTGACGTGGCGCGGAGAACCGCTGGCCCTGACCCGACTCGAGCGCAACCTGCTCACCCAGCTCGCCACCGCACCGGTCGGCGTCTGGACGTACCAGAGGCTCTTCGAATCGGTCTGGGGATGCGCGTTCCTCGGCGACACGTCGATCCTGCACTCGGCCGTGAAGCGGTTACGTCGCAAACTGCATGCCGTCGACGACACCCTGCGCGTGCACACCGTCCGAGGTATCGGCTACCGACTCAGCGTCGACTGA
- a CDS encoding GNAT family N-acetyltransferase, which produces MEPLDTVLAAHRAYLLGWNIGVAGGPDLPTYRSEVPHAPLNGVLRVAGRTPQDALAEARKRLHGVPRIWWVGPDSDAGTADGLVSLGALQVARMPIMTVGVGEVSDAPTPAGVRIAETADLATFVPAYARVSGIPADGVAATIEREKAFTGDGSVLRLAGRLDDGRIVATAVAWISHGLVTLYFVGTQPEQRRRGIGAAMTRAAVELAGERGARTAALTSSAVGESVYRGLGFRPVGEFRLLTF; this is translated from the coding sequence ATGGAGCCTCTCGACACGGTGCTGGCCGCGCACCGGGCGTACCTGCTCGGTTGGAACATCGGCGTCGCCGGGGGCCCGGACCTCCCGACCTACCGCAGTGAGGTGCCGCACGCACCCCTCAACGGCGTGCTGCGGGTCGCCGGGCGCACACCGCAGGACGCGCTCGCCGAGGCCCGAAAGCGCCTGCACGGCGTACCCCGAATCTGGTGGGTTGGCCCGGACAGTGACGCCGGCACCGCGGACGGCCTGGTCTCGCTCGGTGCGCTACAGGTCGCCCGGATGCCGATCATGACCGTGGGGGTCGGGGAGGTGTCCGATGCGCCGACTCCCGCCGGCGTACGGATCGCCGAGACCGCCGACCTCGCCACGTTCGTCCCGGCGTATGCCCGAGTGTCCGGAATTCCGGCGGACGGCGTCGCGGCGACGATCGAACGGGAGAAGGCGTTCACCGGCGACGGCAGTGTGCTCCGGCTGGCCGGTCGCCTCGACGACGGCCGGATCGTCGCAACGGCCGTCGCCTGGATCAGCCACGGTCTGGTCACCCTCTACTTCGTCGGCACGCAGCCGGAGCAGCGACGCAGGGGCATCGGCGCGGCCATGACCAGGGCCGCCGTCGAACTGGCTGGCGAACGGGGTGCCCGCACCGCCGCCCTCACCTCGTCGGCCGTCGGCGAGTCGGTCTACCGCGGCCTCGGCTTCCGGCCGGTGGGCGAGTTCCGCCTGTTGACCTTCTGA
- a CDS encoding TetR/AcrR family transcriptional regulator, giving the protein MARTREFDLDAAVNAAMDVFRRKGYEGTSMRDLSEATGLGSGSLYAAFGSKDGLYLAVLDLYRQRYATPMVDLLRSGNDAREVIREVFIGTVDDITGDGRHLACLIVGASMERAHQDVRVAERLRSTTQSLELALYDLLAEAQLRGQVTTDRSATDLAGFLVTSLQGLRVMGAINPDRAALTRYAEVALTCLD; this is encoded by the coding sequence ATGGCCCGCACTCGTGAGTTCGACCTCGACGCCGCGGTCAACGCTGCCATGGACGTGTTCCGTCGCAAGGGGTACGAGGGCACCTCCATGCGGGACCTCTCCGAGGCGACCGGCCTGGGCAGCGGCTCGCTCTACGCCGCGTTCGGCAGCAAGGACGGCCTCTACCTGGCGGTGCTCGACCTGTACCGACAGCGCTACGCCACACCGATGGTCGACCTGCTGCGCTCGGGCAACGACGCGCGAGAGGTCATCCGTGAGGTGTTCATCGGCACCGTGGACGACATCACCGGAGACGGCCGGCACCTCGCCTGCCTGATCGTCGGAGCGTCGATGGAACGGGCGCACCAGGATGTGCGGGTCGCCGAGCGGCTCCGCTCGACCACCCAGTCCCTGGAGTTGGCGCTCTACGACCTGCTCGCCGAGGCGCAGTTGCGCGGTCAGGTCACCACCGACCGTAGTGCCACCGACCTGGCCGGCTTCCTGGTGACCAGTCTCCAGGGTCTGCGGGTGATGGGTGCCATCAACCCGGACCGGGCAGCGCTGACGCGTTACGCGGAAGTCGCGCTCACCTGCCTGGACTGA
- a CDS encoding NADP-dependent oxidoreductase, producing the protein MRAVGLLRYGGPEVLRVVDLPTPHAGPGEVRIRVRAAAVNPADTLIRAGMTPVRLRGGDPLLPGQDIAGTIDEVGSGTSGALAPGDPVMAMINPTRAAGGGYAEWVVLPETWVAPAPAGVSPAEAATLPLNGLTALHALDQLRLPPGSTLAVTGAAGAVGGYAVQLAKAAGHRVLADAAPDDIELVNALGADVTVTRGPDVADRFREHAPDGVDAAVDAALLGGALLPAVRAGGAVALLRGGPDPVLRAQADQRRIDMVSAYVHEYDGRRDKLDLLRRLAEEGALTLRVAGRFPPEEAARAHQLLEAGGVRGRLVIEF; encoded by the coding sequence ATGAGAGCGGTTGGACTGCTGCGCTACGGCGGGCCCGAGGTGCTGCGGGTGGTCGACCTTCCGACGCCGCACGCCGGCCCTGGTGAGGTCCGCATCCGGGTACGCGCCGCGGCGGTCAACCCCGCGGACACGCTGATCCGGGCCGGCATGACGCCGGTGCGACTGCGCGGCGGCGACCCGCTGCTGCCCGGTCAGGACATCGCCGGCACCATCGACGAGGTGGGTTCCGGGACCAGTGGTGCTCTCGCCCCGGGTGACCCGGTGATGGCCATGATCAATCCGACCCGGGCGGCCGGCGGCGGGTACGCCGAGTGGGTAGTGCTCCCGGAGACCTGGGTGGCGCCCGCGCCGGCGGGCGTGTCACCCGCCGAGGCGGCCACCCTGCCGTTGAACGGGTTGACCGCCCTGCACGCCCTGGACCAGTTGCGGCTGCCACCGGGCAGCACCCTCGCGGTGACCGGAGCGGCCGGCGCCGTCGGCGGGTACGCGGTACAGCTCGCCAAGGCCGCCGGGCACCGGGTGTTGGCCGACGCGGCGCCCGACGACATCGAACTGGTCAATGCGCTCGGCGCCGACGTGACGGTGACCCGAGGTCCCGATGTCGCCGACCGCTTCCGGGAGCACGCCCCGGACGGGGTGGACGCCGCTGTCGACGCCGCGTTGCTCGGCGGGGCGTTGCTGCCGGCGGTGCGCGCAGGTGGTGCCGTCGCGCTGCTGCGCGGCGGGCCGGATCCGGTGCTGCGGGCGCAGGCCGACCAGCGGAGGATCGACATGGTGTCCGCGTACGTGCACGAGTACGACGGCCGCCGTGACAAACTCGACCTGCTTCGGCGGCTTGCCGAGGAGGGTGCGCTGACCCTGCGGGTCGCCGGCCGGTTCCCGCCGGAGGAGGCGGCCCGGGCGCATCAGCTCCTGGAGGCCGGAGGGGTGCGCGGCCGGTTGGTCATCGAGTTCTGA
- a CDS encoding ArsR/SmtB family transcription factor, protein MVAISLSAGAVARVRFAVSCLWEVVASVRVLRDPGDHAVHLPWVRRVRPPLLDAGLVGPNGGLLWQLVPAPPGYLADFLTPPHTGLIPDLAAELAALRATPAATVRAHLDLYPGERTPALAALYADPPAGLRRLSEEIEAYWRIALAPHWPRLRLLLDADVTARARILAEDGAAVLLNDLHRQVRWEDDTLLVAQRHCLAPDVTDGPGLVLVPSVFVWPSVLSVSAGDAPQLAYPARGLGAVWERPNGVPEALAAVIGRGRARLLAELTSPVSTTELARRSEMSPGGVSQHLTALRAAGLVVTHRRGRTLLSARTDLAEALLSASG, encoded by the coding sequence GTGGTCGCCATCAGCCTGTCGGCGGGCGCTGTCGCCCGCGTCCGGTTCGCCGTCTCCTGCCTGTGGGAGGTGGTCGCGAGCGTCCGTGTGCTGCGCGACCCCGGCGACCATGCCGTCCATCTGCCCTGGGTACGCCGGGTCCGTCCACCGCTGCTGGACGCCGGGTTGGTCGGCCCGAACGGCGGGCTGCTCTGGCAGCTCGTTCCGGCCCCGCCCGGCTACCTGGCCGACTTCCTCACCCCGCCACACACCGGCCTCATCCCGGATCTGGCCGCCGAACTCGCCGCCCTGCGCGCCACCCCGGCCGCCACCGTGCGCGCGCACCTGGACCTGTACCCGGGTGAGCGCACTCCAGCGCTCGCCGCCCTGTACGCCGACCCGCCGGCCGGGCTGCGCCGGCTTTCCGAAGAGATCGAGGCGTACTGGCGGATCGCCCTGGCCCCGCACTGGCCCCGGCTGCGGCTGCTGCTCGACGCGGACGTCACTGCCCGCGCCCGCATCCTCGCCGAGGACGGCGCCGCGGTGCTCCTCAACGACCTGCATCGGCAGGTGCGGTGGGAGGATGACACCCTGCTCGTCGCCCAGCGGCACTGCCTGGCCCCGGACGTCACGGACGGCCCGGGCCTGGTGCTGGTTCCGTCCGTCTTCGTCTGGCCGTCGGTGCTGAGCGTGTCCGCCGGGGACGCGCCACAACTCGCCTATCCCGCCCGCGGGCTCGGCGCCGTCTGGGAGCGTCCGAACGGCGTGCCGGAAGCGTTGGCCGCCGTGATCGGTCGGGGGCGGGCACGGCTGCTCGCCGAGCTGACCTCGCCGGTCAGCACCACCGAGTTGGCCCGCCGTAGCGAGATGTCACCCGGCGGGGTCTCCCAACACCTCACCGCACTCCGCGCGGCCGGTCTGGTGGTGACCCACCGAAGGGGCCGGACGCTGCTCAGCGCCCGCACCGACCTCGCCGAGGCGCTGCTCTCCGCCAGCGGGTAG
- a CDS encoding isocitrate lyase/PEP mutase family protein has translation MSEHHTRAELFRSLHTAGSPLVLVNAWDAASARIVAAAGVRAVATTSAGVAWSLGASDGDVLGRDVAVELIGRITAAVSLPVTADIESGYGATPAEVGVTARAVIDAGAVGVNVEDARRGAGPPLRDVPDQCARIGAVRGAADAAGVALFVNARIDTFLSGAGDVDETVARARAYLAAGADGIFVPGVVDPVTIRVLVQAVPAPLNVLAGPGAPTVDELARLGVARVSLGSSVAEAAYAVARRAADEALGAGTYGALADALDYGTLNELMR, from the coding sequence GTGAGCGAACACCACACCCGAGCTGAACTGTTCCGATCCCTGCACACCGCCGGGTCGCCGCTGGTCCTGGTCAACGCCTGGGATGCCGCGAGCGCCCGCATCGTGGCGGCGGCCGGCGTCCGCGCGGTGGCCACCACAAGCGCTGGCGTCGCCTGGAGCCTGGGGGCGTCCGACGGCGACGTCCTCGGTCGCGACGTAGCCGTCGAGCTGATCGGCCGGATCACCGCCGCCGTGTCGCTGCCGGTCACCGCGGACATCGAGTCGGGGTACGGGGCGACACCGGCGGAGGTGGGCGTGACCGCCCGAGCGGTGATCGACGCGGGCGCCGTCGGAGTGAACGTCGAGGACGCCCGACGGGGGGCCGGCCCGCCGCTGCGCGACGTGCCCGACCAGTGCGCCCGGATCGGCGCAGTGCGGGGCGCGGCCGACGCGGCGGGCGTGGCACTCTTCGTCAACGCCCGGATCGACACGTTTCTCAGTGGTGCCGGGGATGTAGACGAGACCGTGGCCCGGGCTCGCGCCTATCTCGCCGCTGGCGCAGACGGCATCTTCGTGCCGGGGGTGGTCGACCCGGTGACCATCCGGGTGTTGGTGCAGGCGGTGCCGGCGCCGCTGAACGTGCTGGCCGGGCCGGGTGCGCCGACGGTGGACGAGTTGGCCCGGCTGGGGGTGGCCCGGGTGAGCCTCGGCTCCTCGGTGGCCGAGGCCGCGTACGCGGTTGCCCGCCGCGCGGCCGACGAGGCGCTCGGCGCGGGTACGTACGGCGCGCTGGCGGACGCCCTCGACTACGGCACGCTCAATGAGCTGATGCGGTGA
- a CDS encoding DUF6458 family protein: MGIGTSIFLIALGAILTFALDASVGGINLDVVGWILMGAGVLGLIMTTLIWGRRRQVVTTTEQPVEYRQVEERRDIAPPL, from the coding sequence GTGGGTATCGGCACCAGCATCTTCCTGATCGCGCTCGGCGCGATCCTCACCTTCGCACTGGACGCGAGCGTCGGCGGCATCAACCTCGACGTGGTCGGCTGGATCCTGATGGGCGCCGGCGTCCTCGGCCTGATCATGACCACGCTGATCTGGGGTCGCCGCCGCCAGGTGGTCACGACCACCGAGCAGCCGGTGGAGTACCGGCAGGTCGAGGAGCGGCGGGACATCGCGCCTCCGCTGTGA
- a CDS encoding FtsX-like permease family protein has protein sequence MNRWLTRRWPAPHWPSIRGRGRTDAGPLLLTAAVIAAVTLLAGAVPALLRAAADDAVQDTVRRAGTDANVLVHANWERDDGPTGGRVRMPGLAEAIDDFRARATDALGPDLDAALLPPVAAVNGPILSITGGSVPRTFQFTYLAGDLGGPDVTWIAGSRPGPAVSDEYVETPYDGPPWPVQVGLSEEDATALDLGPGDRIPVSDGQGRDKDVRISGIYRPADSADPAWRLAPALLRPVPGADGVGTTRFAGLLSRESLPDARLAVDEDQLRRTVHFAPVPEALTWDATAALASQVVKLKAASGSSGDREQSLLWESQLDTALRDARTRNSAASAQAAVLLAGVLTATVLVLLLAADLLVRRRTPVLSAARQRGAALPDLGAELIIESTVVSLSAAAVGLALARAAAPGVSWTWAVPVVLAGAVAGPTFGTLTAARASRDRRQPANPAARRWIRATGQLRRAAVEAAVLIAAVAAFVTLHQRRLLPVASDGDTGELTGDLILPISALTLGALVGSLVLLRLLPLGARFALRRALRSRRPLAVFSAAQAATKAGRALPLLVLVSTTALASFALILGTTVTRGLADGAWSTVGADARLDVGADAATPALAERVAAAPGVEQVVVAQVTDSARVFTESTLLTPRLVIVDTAAFQRLLASTPLPDAPALARLTAPGPGPGDIPALVRSSDGALRTGTRLQLPRDGAPAIRLAAVGTAPSVGGANDVVIVDTAALAEAGLPAVPNTVWVTGPGAARAVSNTGVAADVVLRADALRAQRVAPLTEGLLRLAWTAAAVLLALGVLGLTLAAAAGASERWQTLTRLRTLGLRPRDVRWVAAGELLPPVVVAAVCGPLLGALLARLTLGPLDLRLLTGQGDDPATVLPWWLLGLASVALLAAAATVVPVESALRRRDRLSEVLRAGE, from the coding sequence GTGAACAGGTGGCTGACCCGCCGGTGGCCGGCGCCGCACTGGCCCAGCATCCGCGGCCGAGGCCGTACCGACGCGGGGCCGCTGCTGCTCACCGCCGCCGTCATCGCGGCCGTCACGCTGCTCGCCGGGGCCGTGCCGGCGCTGCTCCGCGCCGCCGCCGACGACGCCGTCCAGGACACGGTCCGCCGCGCTGGCACCGACGCGAACGTCCTCGTCCATGCCAACTGGGAACGCGACGACGGGCCGACCGGCGGGCGGGTGCGGATGCCCGGCCTCGCCGAGGCCATAGACGACTTCCGCGCCCGGGCGACCGACGCGCTCGGGCCCGACCTGGACGCCGCGCTGCTCCCGCCCGTCGCCGCCGTCAACGGCCCGATCCTCAGCATCACCGGCGGCAGCGTGCCGCGTACCTTCCAGTTCACCTACCTGGCCGGTGACCTCGGCGGCCCGGACGTGACCTGGATCGCCGGCAGCCGGCCCGGCCCCGCCGTCTCCGACGAGTACGTCGAGACCCCCTACGACGGACCGCCCTGGCCGGTGCAGGTCGGCCTGTCCGAGGAGGACGCCACAGCACTCGACCTCGGCCCCGGCGACCGCATCCCGGTCAGCGACGGCCAGGGTCGCGACAAGGACGTCCGGATCAGCGGGATCTACCGACCCGCGGACAGCGCCGACCCAGCGTGGCGACTCGCCCCGGCGCTACTGCGCCCCGTACCCGGCGCCGACGGCGTGGGGACCACCCGGTTCGCCGGCCTGCTGTCGCGCGAGTCGTTACCGGACGCCCGGCTCGCCGTCGACGAGGACCAACTGCGGCGCACCGTCCACTTCGCACCCGTTCCCGAGGCGCTCACCTGGGACGCCACCGCGGCGCTCGCCAGCCAGGTGGTCAAGCTCAAGGCGGCTTCCGGCTCATCAGGCGACCGCGAACAGTCCCTGCTGTGGGAGTCGCAACTCGACACCGCCCTGCGCGACGCCCGTACCCGGAACAGCGCCGCTTCCGCACAGGCCGCCGTCCTGCTCGCCGGGGTGCTGACCGCCACGGTACTGGTCCTGCTGCTCGCCGCCGACCTGCTGGTCCGCCGCCGTACCCCGGTGCTGAGCGCCGCCCGGCAGCGTGGGGCGGCGCTACCCGACCTCGGCGCGGAACTGATCATCGAGTCCACAGTGGTGTCCCTGTCGGCCGCCGCCGTCGGGCTCGCGCTCGCCCGCGCGGCCGCACCGGGCGTCTCCTGGACCTGGGCCGTTCCCGTGGTCCTGGCCGGTGCCGTCGCCGGGCCGACGTTCGGCACCCTCACCGCCGCCCGCGCCAGCCGCGACCGGCGCCAACCCGCCAACCCGGCCGCTCGGCGCTGGATCCGGGCCACCGGCCAGTTGCGCCGCGCCGCCGTGGAGGCCGCTGTCCTGATCGCCGCGGTCGCCGCCTTCGTCACACTGCACCAGCGCAGGCTCCTGCCCGTCGCCTCCGACGGCGACACCGGTGAGCTGACCGGAGACCTGATCCTGCCGATCAGCGCCCTCACTCTGGGCGCGCTCGTCGGCTCGCTCGTCCTGCTCCGGCTACTACCCCTCGGGGCACGGTTCGCGCTCCGACGGGCCCTGCGCTCGCGCCGCCCGCTGGCCGTGTTCAGTGCCGCCCAGGCGGCCACAAAGGCCGGGCGCGCGCTGCCGCTGCTGGTTCTGGTCAGCACCACGGCGCTCGCGTCGTTCGCGCTCATCCTCGGCACCACAGTCACCCGGGGCCTGGCCGACGGCGCGTGGAGCACCGTCGGCGCCGACGCCCGCCTCGACGTCGGCGCCGACGCCGCCACGCCCGCACTCGCCGAACGCGTCGCCGCCGCACCGGGGGTGGAGCAGGTCGTCGTCGCGCAGGTCACCGACTCGGCACGCGTCTTCACCGAGTCGACACTGCTCACCCCACGGCTGGTCATCGTGGACACCGCCGCCTTCCAGCGCCTGCTGGCCAGCACTCCGCTGCCCGACGCACCGGCGCTGGCCCGGCTCACGGCACCCGGTCCCGGCCCCGGGGACATCCCAGCGTTGGTCCGATCAAGCGACGGTGCTCTGCGGACCGGCACGCGGCTGCAACTACCCCGGGACGGCGCCCCGGCGATCCGTCTCGCCGCGGTCGGTACCGCTCCCTCCGTCGGCGGCGCCAACGACGTCGTCATAGTGGACACCGCAGCCCTCGCCGAGGCCGGGCTGCCCGCCGTTCCGAACACCGTCTGGGTGACCGGTCCCGGCGCGGCGCGGGCCGTGTCGAACACCGGCGTCGCCGCCGACGTCGTGCTGCGCGCGGACGCCCTGCGGGCGCAGCGAGTGGCTCCGCTGACCGAAGGGCTACTACGACTGGCGTGGACGGCCGCCGCGGTGCTGCTGGCGCTGGGAGTGCTCGGCCTCACGCTCGCCGCAGCCGCCGGTGCGTCGGAGCGGTGGCAGACCCTGACCCGGCTGCGGACCCTCGGCCTGCGACCACGCGACGTCCGCTGGGTCGCTGCCGGAGAGCTGCTGCCGCCGGTCGTGGTCGCCGCGGTGTGCGGCCCGCTACTCGGGGCCCTGCTCGCGCGCCTGACGCTCGGCCCGCTCGACCTGCGGCTGCTCACCGGCCAGGGCGACGACCCGGCGACGGTCCTGCCGTGGTGGCTGCTGGGCCTGGCGAGCGTGGCGCTGCTGGCGGCGGCCGCCACCGTCGTACCTGTCGAGTCGGCGCTGCGGCGACGCGACCGGCTGAGCGAGGTACTCCGCGCCGGCGAGTGA
- a CDS encoding permease, translated as MRLVSRRARAQWPLLAALLGVVTIGATVLGTCTLLVTRTAERALEVAMSRAAPAAVDVTVYTGAVEGQHTPSVAADTRTVVASALTPFPATTTARASTVLRALPPGLAKGTTVPAQAYLSGLDDLPTRGELVTGRWPQHPGDAVLLESTAQLLGLAPGRRVRLGAELAHAPVPAIDVTVVGVVRPLPGRGWDRDPLAAAGSATGYRDGRFMQPVNAYGPFLVDLADLVTTGATVDRMEVTAHPDLSQPNRHDLETVAGAIRTADRRLAGTLGDRVGLARVSSDLPLTLRSADDQRQVTAAVVLAVAVLGGVLAATALVLAGRLTTGIRADETALRSALGTSRRQLAATAALEAGLVAAVAAALAIPASSAVHAGLTHLPPMDDAGLTVRPAIAGAQVLAVTGGALVLAAVLTVLAIRPVPVAGDQRTRRELLARSGADLMLAVFAAAGWWQLYAQPSTASPRADTVRVLAPALLLTAGAALALRVVLPALRGADRLAYRARGLVLPLAVSETARRPQAVAAGLLVGLACAAGTFGLAFDNTWHQSQRDQAALSVGTDLALTLSTAPVPGEGALVGAATAGAVSPVLDRGTAVGQWLGGAGDAPRLVAVDTTRADALLRGRLDGDRGWADVGTTLAPRTRVTGLAVPTGAPLVLSGTAAGDTPLAVTPRLLLQDTTGLRTSCTGPAVPLDGQDFRLPACATADGQRLVAVALPITSDAVGRPVAVAVTLTVPSAGSAERPTHGSDWTATSAPPVPSKVNDLTVTASATPTGTALRMAATVDLGGADDAARTLVATAFPDPGPVPVAVSARFASEVGAQSGSQLSVTVGTTPVPVVVAEVVPTVPSAPGAVAVLADLDALSRARAVIGDLTFPVDAWWVGHPAGPGAAERATALHLGTVATREAETARLTGGPLSAGVPAALRLIVPAAALLLLAGVVLHVTGDLQVRAVEVTRLRGLGMSRRGIRAVLLGQHAGVLLPLLAAGAAVGTLATRVVAPLLVRSDTGAAPVPAPQPHWPWPAEAALLAVLLAGCMLAVAVVVTVQVRRADAAHLRVSP; from the coding sequence ATGAGGCTGGTCAGCCGGCGCGCCCGCGCGCAGTGGCCGTTGCTGGCAGCCCTCCTCGGGGTCGTCACGATCGGCGCGACAGTGCTGGGTACCTGCACCCTGCTGGTCACCCGCACCGCCGAGCGGGCGCTGGAGGTCGCCATGTCCCGCGCCGCCCCCGCCGCCGTCGACGTGACCGTCTACACCGGCGCCGTCGAGGGCCAGCACACGCCGTCCGTCGCCGCCGACACCCGCACCGTGGTGGCCTCCGCGCTCACACCGTTCCCGGCGACCACGACCGCACGGGCGTCCACGGTGCTGCGGGCGCTGCCGCCCGGGCTCGCCAAGGGCACCACCGTCCCGGCCCAGGCGTACCTGTCGGGGCTGGACGACCTGCCCACCCGCGGCGAGTTGGTCACCGGGCGCTGGCCACAGCACCCTGGCGACGCGGTGCTGCTGGAATCCACCGCACAACTGCTCGGCCTCGCCCCCGGTCGCCGGGTGCGCCTCGGCGCCGAACTGGCCCACGCGCCCGTCCCGGCCATCGACGTGACAGTCGTCGGTGTCGTACGCCCCCTGCCGGGACGCGGCTGGGACCGCGACCCGCTCGCCGCGGCCGGCTCCGCCACCGGCTACCGGGACGGCCGCTTCATGCAGCCGGTCAACGCCTACGGCCCGTTCCTCGTCGACCTCGCCGACCTGGTCACCACCGGTGCCACAGTCGACCGGATGGAGGTCACCGCCCATCCGGACCTGTCCCAGCCCAACCGCCACGACCTGGAGACCGTGGCCGGGGCCATCCGCACCGCCGACCGCCGGCTGGCCGGCACCCTCGGCGACCGTGTCGGGCTCGCACGTGTCTCCTCCGACCTGCCGCTGACCCTGCGGTCCGCCGACGATCAACGGCAGGTCACCGCCGCCGTCGTGCTCGCCGTCGCCGTCCTCGGCGGTGTCCTGGCCGCGACGGCACTCGTCCTCGCCGGCCGGCTGACCACTGGCATACGCGCCGACGAGACCGCCCTGCGGTCCGCCCTGGGCACCAGCCGTCGCCAACTCGCCGCCACCGCGGCACTCGAGGCCGGGCTCGTCGCCGCCGTCGCCGCCGCGCTCGCGATACCGGCCTCGTCGGCTGTGCACGCCGGCTTGACCCACCTGCCGCCGATGGACGACGCCGGCCTGACCGTCCGGCCGGCCATCGCCGGTGCCCAGGTCCTCGCGGTCACCGGCGGCGCGCTGGTGCTCGCCGCTGTCCTCACCGTCCTGGCGATCCGGCCCGTCCCGGTCGCCGGCGACCAGCGCACCCGCCGCGAACTGCTGGCCCGATCCGGCGCCGACTTGATGCTCGCGGTGTTCGCCGCCGCCGGCTGGTGGCAGCTGTACGCGCAGCCCTCCACCGCCAGCCCACGCGCCGACACGGTCCGGGTGCTCGCGCCGGCGCTGCTGCTCACCGCGGGCGCCGCCCTGGCTCTCCGGGTGGTACTGCCGGCCCTTCGCGGCGCGGACCGGCTGGCGTACCGCGCCCGCGGGCTGGTCCTTCCGCTGGCGGTCTCCGAGACCGCCCGCCGGCCACAGGCGGTCGCCGCCGGGCTGCTCGTCGGACTGGCCTGCGCGGCCGGAACCTTCGGCCTCGCCTTCGACAACACGTGGCACCAGTCGCAACGCGACCAGGCCGCGCTCTCCGTCGGCACCGACCTGGCACTCACCCTCAGCACGGCGCCGGTGCCCGGAGAGGGCGCGCTCGTCGGCGCGGCCACCGCGGGGGCCGTGAGTCCGGTCCTCGACCGTGGTACCGCCGTCGGTCAGTGGCTCGGCGGCGCCGGCGATGCGCCGCGCCTGGTAGCCGTCGACACCACCCGCGCCGACGCGCTGCTGCGCGGGCGGCTGGACGGCGACCGCGGATGGGCGGACGTGGGCACCACGCTGGCGCCACGCACCCGGGTCACCGGCCTCGCCGTTCCGACCGGGGCCCCGCTCGTCCTGAGCGGGACAGCCGCCGGTGACACCCCGCTCGCCGTGACGCCCCGGCTGCTGCTGCAGGACACCACCGGTCTCCGGACGTCCTGCACCGGTCCCGCCGTACCGCTCGACGGTCAGGACTTTCGGCTGCCCGCCTGCGCGACGGCTGACGGGCAGCGCCTCGTCGCGGTCGCCCTGCCGATCACCTCCGACGCGGTCGGCCGACCCGTCGCCGTAGCCGTCACACTCACCGTGCCGTCCGCCGGGTCGGCGGAGAGGCCCACCCACGGATCGGATTGGACCGCCACGTCCGCGCCGCCGGTCCCGAGCAAGGTGAACGACCTGACCGTCACGGCGTCCGCCACGCCGACGGGAACCGCGCTGCGGATGGCCGCGACCGTCGACCTCGGCGGCGCCGACGACGCCGCCCGGACCCTCGTCGCCACCGCTTTCCCGGACCCGGGCCCGGTGCCCGTCGCCGTCTCCGCCCGCTTCGCCAGCGAGGTCGGCGCCCAGAGCGGCAGCCAGCTCAGCGTCACGGTCGGCACCACGCCCGTCCCGGTCGTCGTCGCCGAGGTCGTCCCGACCGTACCGTCCGCCCCGGGCGCCGTCGCCGTCCTGGCCGACCTGGACGCGCTGTCCCGGGCACGCGCCGTCATCGGCGACCTGACGTTCCCGGTCGACGCCTGGTGGGTCGGCCACCCAGCCGGTCCCGGTGCCGCCGAGCGGGCCACCGCCCTGCACCTGGGCACCGTCGCGACCCGCGAGGCGGAGACCGCCCGCCTCACCGGCGGCCCGCTGAGTGCCGGGGTGCCGGCCGCGCTCCGGCTCATCGTCCCGGCCGCGGCCCTGCTGCTGCTCGCCGGCGTCGTCCTGCACGTCACCGGTGATCTACAGGTCCGGGCCGTCGAGGTGACGCGGCTGCGCGGCCTGGGGATGTCCCGACGCGGCATCCGGGCCGTGCTGCTCGGCCAGCACGCCGGCGTTCTGCTGCCCCTGCTCGCGGCGGGCGCGGCCGTCGGCACGCTCGCCACCCGCGTCGTCGCTCCCCTGCTCGTGCGCTCCGACACCGGCGCCGCGCCCGTTCCGGCCCCCCAGCCACACTGGCCGTGGCCAGCCGAGGCCGCACTGCTCGCCGTCCTGCTGGCCGGATGCATGCTGGCGGTCGCCGTCGTGGTCACCGTCCAGGTCCGCCGGGCCGACGCCGCGCACCTGCGGGTGTCGCCGTGA